The following coding sequences are from one bacterium SCSIO 12741 window:
- a CDS encoding glycosyltransferase family 2 protein — protein MSKLSAVIITLNEEKNIARAIESLQGVVDEIVIMDSFSTDNTVQVCKDLGCEVYQQKWLGYSGQKNKANSMAKHPFILSLDADEALSDRLKKEIIQAKSSGLAGTYSFNRLTQYCGHWVKHGGWYPDVKVRIFPKDKTSWAGEFVHETLEFSEDLSNTHLSGDLLHYSYYNYSEHRERADHYSALTAQKMFARGKKAGPLKPFLSAFARFMGMYFFKGGILDGKMGFMIAWISAQSNHFKYTELKRLHREKA, from the coding sequence ATGAGCAAACTTTCGGCTGTCATTATCACCCTTAATGAGGAAAAAAACATTGCCCGGGCAATTGAATCTTTGCAGGGTGTGGTGGATGAAATTGTCATTATGGATTCCTTTTCCACCGACAATACCGTTCAGGTATGCAAGGACTTAGGATGCGAAGTATACCAGCAGAAATGGCTTGGATACAGTGGCCAGAAAAACAAAGCCAACTCGATGGCGAAGCATCCCTTCATTCTATCTCTCGATGCGGATGAAGCCTTGTCGGACCGATTGAAGAAGGAAATTATCCAGGCAAAATCCTCCGGGTTAGCAGGCACCTACTCTTTTAATCGACTCACCCAATATTGTGGCCATTGGGTTAAACATGGTGGTTGGTACCCCGATGTGAAGGTTCGAATCTTTCCCAAGGACAAAACTTCCTGGGCCGGAGAATTTGTGCATGAAACGCTCGAATTTTCAGAAGATCTATCGAATACACACCTGTCTGGAGACCTGCTTCACTATTCTTATTACAACTATTCCGAACACCGGGAACGCGCCGATCATTATTCAGCATTGACGGCTCAAAAAATGTTTGCCCGAGGAAAAAAGGCAGGCCCCTTAAAACCATTCCTAAGCGCCTTTGCTCGCTTTATGGGAATGTATTTTTTCAAAGGAGGAATACTGGATGGAAAAATGGGATTCATGATTGCCTGGATTTCGGCGCAATCCAATCACTTCAAGTATACCGAACTCAAACGCCTCCACCGTGAAAAAGCCTAA
- the odhB gene encoding 2-oxoglutarate dehydrogenase complex dihydrolipoyllysine-residue succinyltransferase, with protein MAEEMKIPSPGESITEVEIASWLVEDGEYVEVDQVIAEIDSDKATLELTAEFSGGIKLLVEEGETVEVGQVVCSIDTSVKGEPKKAPAEAEAAPAAKAEAAPAAKAEPAAAKPDPNSDAKASPLAKEIMKQNDIRADKLAGSGPNGRIVRSDVEAYISGGIDTSQIMAGWGGTRDEERKKMSSLRRKVAQRLVSVKQETAMLTTFNEVDMSYVMDVRKKYKDAFKEKHGVGLGFMSFFTKACTEALRLYPTVNGMIDGNEIITHDYADVGIAVSSPKGLMVPVVRNAEQMSLAEIEAEIKRLAIKARDGKLSIDEMTGGTFTITNGGVFGSMLSTPIINPPQSAILGMHNIVERPIAVNGKVEIRPIMYVALSYDHRIIDGKESVSFLYKVKEMIENPLKLMFGAKSPEEVLLGL; from the coding sequence ATGGCAGAAGAAATGAAAATCCCCAGCCCTGGGGAGTCAATTACTGAAGTTGAAATCGCTTCCTGGTTAGTGGAAGATGGCGAATATGTAGAGGTAGATCAGGTGATCGCTGAAATCGATTCGGACAAAGCTACCCTGGAATTAACCGCTGAATTTTCAGGCGGAATCAAGCTCTTAGTTGAAGAAGGGGAAACCGTTGAGGTAGGACAAGTTGTTTGCTCCATCGATACCTCGGTAAAAGGGGAACCCAAAAAGGCTCCAGCCGAAGCTGAAGCAGCCCCTGCTGCCAAAGCGGAAGCTGCTCCTGCCGCAAAGGCTGAGCCCGCCGCTGCTAAGCCAGACCCAAATAGCGATGCAAAAGCATCTCCTTTGGCCAAGGAAATCATGAAACAAAATGATATCCGAGCTGATAAATTGGCTGGTTCAGGACCTAATGGCCGAATTGTTCGTTCTGACGTGGAAGCCTACATCTCAGGTGGTATCGATACGAGTCAAATCATGGCTGGTTGGGGTGGTACCCGTGATGAGGAGCGTAAAAAAATGTCTTCTCTTCGTCGTAAAGTAGCTCAGCGTTTGGTTTCTGTAAAACAGGAAACCGCCATGCTAACCACCTTCAATGAGGTGGATATGAGTTACGTGATGGACGTTCGCAAGAAATACAAAGACGCTTTTAAAGAGAAGCATGGTGTTGGTTTAGGATTTATGTCCTTCTTTACCAAAGCTTGTACCGAAGCCCTTCGTTTGTATCCTACGGTGAATGGAATGATTGACGGTAACGAAATCATTACCCACGATTATGCCGATGTGGGGATTGCTGTTAGTTCTCCTAAAGGTTTGATGGTTCCTGTAGTTCGCAATGCCGAGCAAATGAGTCTGGCTGAAATTGAGGCGGAAATCAAACGTTTGGCGATTAAAGCCCGGGACGGTAAACTGAGCATCGACGAGATGACAGGAGGTACCTTTACCATTACCAATGGTGGTGTTTTCGGTTCTATGTTGAGTACTCCGATTATCAATCCTCCACAATCTGCTATTTTGGGTATGCACAACATTGTTGAGCGTCCAATCGCGGTAAACGGAAAGGTTGAAATTCGTCCAATCATGTATGTAGCGTTGTCCTACGATCACCGTATTATTGATGGTAAGGAATCCGTATCCTTCTTGTACAAGGTGAAAGAAATGATTGAGAATCCATTGAAGCTGATGTTCGGAGCTAAGTCTCCTGAAGAAGTTTTACTGGGACTATAA
- a CDS encoding S41 family peptidase has protein sequence MNKRMRIGLVAVLGVSFFFYSSKLADDYFEISKNLDIFANIYKQLNIYYVDDTQPGQLMKTGIDAMLESLDPYTVYYPESEIEDYRFMTTGEYGGIGALIRRRGDRVMVAEPYEGFPAQKNGLMAGDILLKIDGKDLTGKNTSQISSLLKGQAKTDVEVVYSRDGEESTATLARENIKIKDVPYYGMLTDKVGYIKLTGFTETASSEFVAAFKDLKNNQGMESLVFDLRGNGGGLLNEAVNIVNVFVDRGQEVVYTRGKLKEWDRSHRALNNAIDKDIPIVVLINGSSASASEIVSGTIQDLDRGVLVGERSFGKGLVQQTKPLSYNSQLKVTVAKYYIPSGRCIQKLDYSKKSNGKATEVPDSLRQTFYTKGGRPVKDGKGIEPDVEVELPDAANITASLVGKDFIFDFATEYRRSHDTLIPANKFVVGDDLYGEFVQYLDGKDYDYTTRSERLLEQFKEASEKDHYFEQLKEEYEELHSKMSHNKSEDLQLHQEEIREILANEIVSRYFYQTGRIENSLSLDIQVNKAIEVLESPEEYKQILTAKKSGGKEK, from the coding sequence ATGAACAAGAGAATGCGAATTGGATTAGTAGCAGTTTTAGGGGTTTCCTTTTTCTTTTACTCGTCCAAACTGGCTGATGATTACTTCGAGATTTCCAAAAACCTCGACATTTTCGCCAACATTTACAAGCAACTAAATATCTACTACGTCGACGACACTCAGCCAGGTCAGTTGATGAAAACAGGGATTGACGCTATGCTCGAGTCCCTGGATCCTTACACCGTTTATTACCCCGAGTCAGAAATTGAAGACTATCGATTTATGACCACCGGAGAGTATGGAGGAATTGGTGCCCTGATTCGCCGTAGAGGTGATCGGGTTATGGTGGCTGAGCCTTACGAAGGATTTCCGGCTCAAAAGAATGGCCTCATGGCAGGTGACATTTTACTGAAAATCGACGGAAAGGACCTAACTGGAAAGAACACTTCTCAAATAAGCAGCTTGCTTAAAGGTCAAGCCAAAACGGATGTTGAAGTAGTCTATTCCAGAGATGGAGAAGAGAGTACGGCTACACTTGCCCGAGAAAACATTAAGATCAAGGATGTACCTTACTACGGCATGTTGACTGATAAAGTAGGTTATATCAAGCTGACTGGATTTACTGAAACGGCCAGTTCTGAGTTTGTGGCAGCCTTCAAAGATTTGAAAAACAATCAAGGCATGGAATCGCTTGTGTTTGACTTACGTGGAAATGGTGGAGGGCTTTTGAATGAAGCAGTGAACATTGTAAATGTTTTCGTAGATCGTGGACAGGAAGTGGTGTATACCCGAGGAAAATTGAAGGAATGGGATCGCAGTCACAGAGCGTTGAATAATGCCATTGATAAGGACATTCCGATCGTAGTTTTGATCAACGGATCATCTGCTTCTGCCTCGGAAATCGTGAGTGGTACTATTCAGGATTTGGATCGTGGCGTTTTGGTAGGGGAGCGTTCTTTCGGAAAAGGACTCGTTCAACAGACCAAGCCTTTGAGTTATAATTCTCAGCTTAAGGTAACCGTGGCCAAGTATTACATTCCAAGTGGTCGTTGTATCCAGAAGTTGGATTATTCCAAGAAAAGTAACGGTAAAGCTACTGAGGTTCCGGATTCTTTGCGTCAAACCTTCTATACCAAAGGAGGTCGTCCCGTAAAAGATGGAAAAGGAATTGAGCCTGATGTGGAAGTGGAATTGCCCGATGCGGCAAACATCACTGCCAGTTTGGTAGGAAAAGATTTCATTTTTGATTTTGCCACTGAGTACCGTCGTTCCCATGATACCCTTATTCCGGCCAATAAATTTGTGGTTGGTGATGATCTATATGGAGAGTTTGTTCAGTACCTGGATGGAAAAGACTACGACTACACGACCCGAAGCGAGAGACTGTTGGAGCAATTCAAAGAGGCCTCTGAAAAGGATCACTACTTCGAGCAGTTGAAAGAAGAATACGAGGAACTTCATAGTAAGATGAGCCACAACAAGTCAGAAGATTTGCAGCTTCATCAGGAAGAGATTCGTGAGATATTAGCGAACGAAATTGTATCCCGTTATTTCTATCAAACCGGTCGAATTGAAAATAGCTTATCCTTAGATATTCAGGTGAATAAAGCCATTGAAGTGCTTGAGTCTCCGGAAGAGTACAAGCAAATTCTAACCGCCAAGAAATCCGGTGGTAAGGAAAAATAA
- a CDS encoding glycosyltransferase family 9 protein, with protein sequence MKKPNRIIISRTDSIGDVMLTLPMAGWAKKHWPEAEVIFIGKTYTRDVVSCCQFVDRFIDVSNWEQKGVQGCSVELKALQADIIFFALPNKFLARAAKRAGISKRVGVSRRWFHKIYCNVRPTFSRRKSDLHEAQLNLKLMEPFIATPIPEMSAISKLYGFVAPNNQPGTFQNQKDPSKKQIIVHPRSQGSAREWGLGNFSKLMELLPASDFQIWITGTEKEGAAIRESLPLELNQVSDVTGQMTLLELIDFIDQSDALIAASTGPLHIAAALGKATIGLYSPIRPIHPGRWAPLGKKAIALTYDGEIAKSATAKNDRSIEEITPDRVKATLLDLL encoded by the coding sequence GTGAAAAAGCCTAATCGGATCATCATTAGCCGAACGGATAGCATTGGCGATGTAATGCTTACCCTACCCATGGCTGGATGGGCCAAGAAACACTGGCCGGAAGCAGAGGTCATTTTTATCGGAAAGACTTATACCCGTGATGTGGTTTCCTGCTGCCAGTTTGTAGATCGATTTATTGACGTTTCAAATTGGGAGCAAAAAGGAGTTCAAGGCTGCTCTGTTGAGTTAAAAGCCCTCCAAGCGGATATCATTTTCTTTGCCCTACCGAATAAATTCCTGGCCCGTGCCGCCAAGAGAGCCGGTATTTCAAAGCGCGTTGGAGTAAGCCGTCGATGGTTTCACAAAATCTATTGCAACGTAAGGCCCACCTTTAGCCGACGCAAAAGCGATTTGCATGAAGCTCAATTGAATTTGAAGCTTATGGAACCTTTCATTGCGACACCGATTCCGGAAATGAGTGCCATTTCAAAGCTTTATGGCTTCGTGGCTCCCAATAATCAACCTGGCACGTTTCAAAACCAAAAAGACCCTTCGAAGAAGCAAATTATTGTGCACCCGAGATCCCAGGGAAGTGCACGTGAATGGGGATTGGGTAATTTCTCCAAACTCATGGAGTTGCTTCCAGCCTCAGATTTTCAAATCTGGATTACCGGAACCGAAAAAGAAGGCGCTGCCATTCGAGAAAGTCTACCGCTTGAATTGAATCAGGTAAGTGATGTTACCGGGCAAATGACCTTATTGGAGCTCATTGATTTTATTGATCAATCGGATGCTTTGATTGCTGCAAGTACAGGACCTCTGCACATTGCCGCGGCCTTAGGCAAAGCCACCATCGGATTGTATTCTCCTATTCGCCCTATTCATCCAGGGCGCTGGGCCCCATTGGGAAAGAAAGCTATCGCTCTTACTTATGACGGTGAAATTGCCAAATCGGCTACAGCCAAAAATGACCGATCTATTGAAGAGATTACTCCTGATCGGGTGAAGGCAACTCTTTTGGATTTACTTTAG
- a CDS encoding uroporphyrinogen-III synthase — MKVKTILVSQPRPENEKSPYFDLADKFKLNVDFRSFIHVEGFPAQEFRKQKVNLLDHSAVIFTSRNAVDHYFRMAEEMRLTIPDSMKYFCTSESTAYYLQKYVVYRKRKIFHGKQRITDLVPLLKKHADENFLLPTSDQLKPIIPETLEKNGINYTRGMFYRTVCSDLSDLADVYYDVLVFFSPSGIKSLYQNFPDFKQNDTRIACFGPTTRKAAEDQGLVVNIPAPTAGAPSMTMAIENYIKEVNKK, encoded by the coding sequence TTGAAAGTTAAAACCATTTTGGTGTCGCAGCCAAGGCCTGAAAACGAAAAATCACCTTATTTCGATTTAGCGGACAAATTCAAATTGAACGTAGACTTCCGTTCGTTTATCCACGTTGAAGGTTTTCCGGCTCAGGAGTTTCGCAAGCAAAAAGTGAATCTGTTGGATCATTCGGCAGTCATTTTTACCAGTCGAAACGCAGTTGACCACTACTTTAGAATGGCGGAAGAAATGCGTCTGACCATTCCAGATTCAATGAAGTATTTCTGTACTTCGGAGTCAACGGCTTATTACTTGCAGAAGTATGTGGTGTACCGCAAAAGAAAAATCTTTCACGGCAAACAGCGAATTACCGATTTGGTTCCTTTGCTGAAAAAGCATGCCGATGAAAACTTCCTTTTGCCTACATCGGATCAATTGAAGCCAATTATTCCTGAAACCCTGGAGAAGAACGGTATCAACTATACCCGAGGTATGTTCTACCGCACGGTATGCAGCGACCTGTCTGATTTGGCCGACGTGTACTACGACGTGCTGGTATTCTTTAGTCCATCTGGAATTAAGTCTTTGTACCAAAACTTCCCGGACTTCAAACAAAACGATACCCGTATTGCCTGCTTTGGTCCTACCACGCGTAAGGCTGCCGAAGATCAGGGATTGGTGGTTAATATTCCGGCTCCTACAGCTGGTGCGCCGAGTATGACCATGGCTATTGAGAATTACATCAAAGAGGTTAACAAGAAGTAA
- a CDS encoding O-antigen ligase family protein: protein MLDRILNYRNAYLLGLCGVFFSLSVSVFVISTAEIFLALIWIAEGDYANKWKRLKSNRFAWLFMSLFLMLVLGLSVTQNFDYALNDIRIKLPLLILPLFMASYPPLKRGEQAVVGGFFLLGLLISTIFSYFRFLDLSQELTMDVRESSAFISHVRLSLMLALAIIGLVITWFRNLRVTWAFPPIILLITWFLFILFRLQMITGLALLGTAAFACIIWMVLRSSRPAVRWVGGGLLAFTLISSGFYVHQVVGSFIHPDPSPPKNLVDREPTCKFRHSPERTQVENGHLVWAYMCDFEAEASWEARSEYSFSGKGKTGEYIQATLYRFLASLNLTKDSAGIAQLSDKDIRAIEDGETNYLYAYKESLAKRIYGIAWELYGFADEKYNPEGTSVGQRLEFWKAARHVIQNHFWMGVGTGDVVDEMRGGYEATGSRMSKEYWLKPHNQYLTTWVCFGIIGLIWFVLVFAYPLKSAFKDPLILAFWLIVIGSMLTEDTLETQVGVTFVTAFFGLLVMANPKVNPKELPSPDQE from the coding sequence ATGCTTGACCGGATATTAAACTACAGAAACGCTTATCTGCTGGGGCTCTGCGGAGTTTTTTTCAGCCTTTCTGTATCCGTTTTTGTCATCAGTACAGCGGAGATTTTTCTCGCACTTATTTGGATTGCCGAAGGCGACTACGCCAACAAGTGGAAACGATTAAAGTCTAATCGCTTTGCCTGGTTGTTCATGTCTCTGTTTCTGATGCTTGTTTTGGGCCTGTCGGTTACCCAGAATTTCGATTATGCCCTCAATGATATTCGGATCAAACTTCCCTTATTAATCCTGCCGTTGTTTATGGCGTCTTACCCTCCACTTAAGCGGGGCGAGCAGGCCGTGGTTGGAGGATTTTTCCTTTTGGGGCTGTTGATTTCAACCATCTTCTCCTATTTCCGATTTCTGGATCTTAGCCAGGAACTAACCATGGATGTAAGGGAATCTTCGGCCTTCATTAGCCATGTTCGTCTTTCCCTCATGCTGGCCTTGGCCATTATTGGATTGGTTATTACCTGGTTCCGAAACCTACGGGTAACCTGGGCTTTTCCGCCTATCATCCTTTTGATTACCTGGTTCTTATTTATCCTTTTTAGGTTGCAAATGATAACCGGGTTGGCACTGTTAGGCACTGCAGCCTTTGCTTGTATCATTTGGATGGTTTTGCGCTCTTCCCGGCCTGCGGTGCGCTGGGTTGGCGGTGGACTTTTGGCCTTTACCCTTATTAGTTCTGGATTCTATGTTCATCAAGTGGTTGGGAGTTTTATTCATCCCGATCCTTCTCCGCCCAAGAACCTGGTAGACCGGGAGCCGACTTGTAAATTCAGGCATTCACCCGAGAGAACCCAAGTGGAAAACGGACACCTCGTATGGGCTTATATGTGTGATTTTGAAGCCGAAGCTTCCTGGGAGGCGAGGAGTGAGTACTCCTTCAGTGGCAAAGGGAAAACTGGTGAATACATTCAGGCCACCTTGTATCGATTTCTGGCCTCATTGAATCTAACCAAAGACTCGGCCGGAATTGCTCAATTGAGTGATAAGGACATTCGGGCGATTGAAGACGGGGAAACGAATTACCTCTATGCCTACAAAGAATCTTTGGCTAAGCGGATCTATGGAATAGCATGGGAATTGTATGGTTTTGCCGACGAAAAGTACAACCCCGAAGGGACGTCCGTGGGGCAGCGATTAGAGTTTTGGAAGGCTGCCAGACACGTTATTCAAAATCACTTTTGGATGGGCGTAGGTACCGGAGATGTAGTGGACGAAATGCGGGGTGGTTATGAGGCTACTGGCTCAAGAATGTCAAAGGAGTATTGGCTCAAGCCCCACAATCAATACTTAACAACCTGGGTGTGCTTCGGAATAATTGGGTTAATCTGGTTTGTCTTGGTTTTTGCCTATCCCCTGAAATCGGCTTTTAAGGATCCCTTGATCCTGGCCTTTTGGCTTATCGTTATTGGTTCTATGCTTACGGAGGATACGCTGGAAACACAAGTGGGAGTCACTTTTGTGACAGCCTTTTTCGGTTTGTTGGTAATGGCCAATCCTAAAGTAAATCCAAAAGAGTTGCCTTCACCCGATCAGGAGTAA
- the rnpA gene encoding ribonuclease P protein component: MTTPHSRMTLGASERLKSRKQIGLLFAKGKSISRFPVKVIYRLAPLEEGQDDSLKFMVTVPKRKFKRAVDRNLLKRRVREAYRQENQGLKNKIPAGYGMDLVVLYLAPEIREFNEIREKLVLSLQKLERALDSENK; the protein is encoded by the coding sequence ATGACAACGCCACACTCCAGAATGACTTTAGGAGCCTCGGAACGATTGAAATCGAGGAAGCAGATTGGTTTGTTGTTTGCTAAAGGCAAGTCTATTTCCAGGTTTCCGGTTAAGGTCATCTATCGATTGGCACCTTTGGAGGAGGGGCAGGATGACTCCCTCAAATTTATGGTAACGGTTCCCAAACGGAAGTTCAAAAGAGCGGTGGATCGTAACCTTCTAAAAAGAAGGGTAAGGGAAGCCTATCGGCAGGAAAATCAGGGATTGAAAAACAAGATTCCTGCAGGTTATGGCATGGATTTAGTAGTGCTTTACCTGGCCCCGGAGATAAGAGAATTTAACGAAATCCGGGAAAAATTAGTCCTATCTTTACAAAAGCTTGAAAGAGCGCTGGATTCAGAAAATAAGTGA
- a CDS encoding 2-oxoglutarate dehydrogenase E1 component codes for MDQFSYLSNGDVNALEELYERYKENPENVDYGWQKFFQGFEFNRTSYEDGAGVVPEHVQKEFNVINLINDYRSRGHLFTKTNPVRTRRTYKPSLDLINYGLSDADMDTEFDAGADVGLGKAKLKAIIDHLEQTYCASIGVEYMYIRDPERVNWLKEKLEPVRNTPEFNADEKKEILYKLNQAVGFEQFLHKKFVGQKRFSLEGGESLIPALNATVEHGAELGIEEFIIGMAHRGRLNVLANIFNKSHADIFSEFEGKEYEDNLFDGDVKYHLGYSCDVTTDRGKKVHMTLAPNPSHLEAVDPVVEGIARAKIDDYLEDEGKICPILIHGDASIAGQGVVYEVIQMAGLDGYRTGGTVHIVVNNQIGFTTNYIDGRSSTYCTDVGKVTLSPVFHVNGDDVEAVVHTIKLALEYRQKFNRDVFIDLLCYRKYGHNEGDEPRFTQPLLYKIISKHPNPRDIYLQKLISEGVADKALVKQTEDQLKAIMQADLDESKKSKLAVITSFLEHTWEGVREAELKDYASSPDTGVDKATLQKLGKLISELPADKPFFKKMQRLMGERAKMVDEGTKLDWAMGELLAYATLLNEGHGVRISGQDVERGTFSHRHAVIKLEDSEEEYVPLRQVNQEGKFEIYNSLLSEYGVLGFEYGYAMASPNDLVVWEAQFGDFFNGAQIIIDQFLSAAEDKWKLMNGLTMLLPHGYEGQGAEHSSARLERFLQLSAENNMQIANCTTPASFFHILRRQLKRPFRKPLIVFTPKKLLRYPKCVSTLDDLANGGFKEVLDDPVADPAKVEKVMFMSGKIYYDLLEEREKRGADNVAFVRLEQLYPVPYEQLEAVLEKYNKATRTVWIQEEPENMGAWSFILRRFPKANLELVSRKSSASPATGSSKRHAARVAHLMDEAFK; via the coding sequence ATGGATCAGTTTTCATATCTGAGCAACGGCGACGTAAACGCCCTCGAAGAACTTTACGAACGATACAAGGAAAACCCGGAAAATGTAGACTACGGCTGGCAAAAATTTTTCCAGGGATTCGAGTTTAACCGGACCAGTTATGAAGATGGAGCAGGAGTGGTTCCTGAGCATGTTCAAAAGGAATTCAACGTAATCAACTTGATCAACGATTACCGTTCGAGAGGCCACCTGTTCACCAAAACCAATCCCGTTAGAACCCGTCGTACCTACAAGCCATCACTCGACTTAATCAATTATGGATTGAGCGATGCGGATATGGATACTGAATTCGACGCCGGTGCTGATGTTGGCTTGGGTAAAGCCAAGTTAAAAGCGATTATCGATCACTTGGAACAAACTTACTGTGCTTCTATTGGGGTGGAGTATATGTACATCCGTGATCCAGAGCGCGTCAATTGGTTGAAGGAGAAGTTGGAACCTGTTCGAAACACTCCTGAGTTTAATGCCGACGAGAAAAAAGAGATTTTATATAAACTGAATCAAGCTGTAGGGTTTGAGCAGTTTTTGCATAAGAAGTTTGTAGGGCAAAAGCGATTCTCCCTGGAAGGAGGAGAGTCCCTGATTCCCGCTTTGAACGCCACGGTAGAGCATGGCGCTGAGTTGGGTATCGAAGAGTTTATTATCGGAATGGCTCACCGTGGAAGATTGAATGTGTTGGCCAACATCTTCAATAAATCGCACGCCGATATTTTCTCCGAATTTGAAGGAAAGGAATACGAAGACAACCTTTTCGACGGAGATGTAAAATACCACTTGGGCTATTCTTGTGACGTAACTACCGACCGGGGCAAAAAGGTACACATGACCTTGGCTCCAAACCCGTCTCACCTCGAGGCTGTGGATCCGGTAGTAGAAGGAATTGCACGGGCTAAGATTGATGATTACCTGGAAGATGAAGGCAAGATCTGCCCGATTCTCATCCACGGTGATGCTTCCATCGCTGGACAAGGTGTGGTTTATGAAGTCATTCAGATGGCTGGATTGGATGGATACCGCACCGGTGGAACCGTTCATATCGTAGTGAACAACCAAATTGGTTTTACCACCAATTACATCGATGGACGCTCCAGTACCTACTGTACCGATGTGGGTAAAGTGACGCTTTCTCCTGTGTTTCACGTAAACGGAGATGATGTAGAAGCTGTAGTGCACACTATTAAGCTGGCCCTGGAATACCGTCAAAAATTTAACCGGGATGTATTTATCGACTTGCTGTGTTACCGGAAGTACGGTCACAACGAAGGTGATGAGCCTCGATTCACACAGCCATTGTTGTACAAAATCATCTCCAAGCACCCGAACCCAAGAGATATCTACCTGCAAAAGTTGATTTCGGAAGGAGTGGCCGATAAAGCCCTCGTTAAGCAAACCGAAGATCAGTTAAAAGCCATTATGCAGGCTGATTTGGATGAGTCCAAAAAGAGTAAACTGGCTGTAATTACCAGCTTTTTGGAGCACACTTGGGAAGGCGTTCGGGAAGCTGAATTAAAAGATTACGCCAGCTCTCCAGATACAGGAGTAGATAAAGCAACCTTGCAAAAGCTGGGTAAGCTTATCTCTGAATTGCCTGCTGATAAACCTTTCTTCAAGAAGATGCAAAGGTTGATGGGTGAGCGAGCCAAAATGGTGGATGAGGGCACAAAGCTCGACTGGGCCATGGGCGAATTGCTGGCTTATGCTACTTTGCTTAACGAAGGTCACGGAGTTAGAATTAGTGGTCAGGACGTGGAGCGAGGGACTTTCTCGCACCGCCATGCAGTGATCAAACTGGAAGACTCCGAGGAAGAATACGTTCCCCTCAGACAGGTTAATCAAGAAGGTAAGTTTGAAATTTACAACTCCCTGCTTTCCGAATATGGAGTGCTTGGATTTGAATATGGTTATGCGATGGCTTCGCCCAATGACCTCGTTGTTTGGGAAGCTCAGTTTGGCGACTTCTTCAATGGAGCCCAAATCATCATCGACCAGTTTTTGAGTGCCGCTGAAGACAAGTGGAAATTGATGAATGGATTGACCATGCTTCTTCCTCACGGATATGAAGGTCAAGGTGCAGAACATTCTTCGGCTCGTTTGGAGCGTTTTCTGCAATTGAGCGCAGAGAACAACATGCAAATTGCCAACTGTACTACACCGGCCAGTTTCTTCCACATTCTTCGCCGACAGTTGAAACGCCCATTCAGAAAACCACTGATCGTATTTACCCCGAAAAAGTTGTTGCGCTATCCGAAGTGTGTTTCTACTTTGGATGATTTGGCCAACGGTGGCTTCAAAGAAGTATTGGACGATCCAGTCGCCGATCCTGCTAAAGTGGAGAAGGTGATGTTTATGAGTGGAAAGATCTACTACGATTTGCTTGAAGAGCGTGAGAAACGAGGTGCCGACAATGTAGCCTTTGTTCGCTTGGAGCAACTTTATCCAGTGCCTTACGAACAATTGGAGGCCGTTTTGGAGAAATATAATAAAGCCACGCGTACCGTTTGGATTCAGGAAGAACCTGAGAACATGGGTGCCTGGTCATTCATCCTGAGACGCTTCCCGAAAGCGAATTTGGAATTGGTGAGCCGTAAAAGTAGTGCTTCACCAGCCACAGGGTCCAGCAAAAGACATGCTGCTCGTGTAGCTCATTTGATGGACGAAGCATTTAAATAG